Proteins from a single region of Palaemon carinicauda isolate YSFRI2023 chromosome 32, ASM3689809v2, whole genome shotgun sequence:
- the LOC137625318 gene encoding serine/threonine-protein kinase pim-1-like isoform X2 — protein MVKTGQVSYAVKKGRCCTKLSRRLKRKRRGTLKGNLRKQESSLPGRPVIPMEEIRRLTDGEVIPNNIPRRSMRLRRGNGRHLEETYRVGSVLGKGGFGTVYSGWRVRDGAPVAIKQVARAKITAWDMVGGRRAPREVSLLLRVAHVPNVVKLLDWIEREDSYLLVFERPEPCKDLFDYITEHKVIPETEARSLFKQVVDIVRDCHAAGVIHRDIKDENLLVTYDNKGRPILKLIDFGSGALLSEKTYTDFDGTRVYSPPEWIRHNQYEGVPATVWSLGILLYDLVCGDIPFEHDEQIVAARVQFRAAVTEECQHLVKWCLRVRPSERPSLDSILTHPWLNPPPARTRHPDQQSLDKCSTSSQESL, from the exons GTACGTTGAAGGGAAATCTGAGAAAACAAGAATCTTCTCTCCCTGGTAGACCTGTCATTCCAATGGAAGAGATCAGACGACTCACAGACGGCGAGGTTATACCAAATAACATACCGAGAAGATCAATGCGACTAAGGAGAG GAAATGGTCGACACTTAGAAGAAACATACCGCGTTGGGTCTGTCTTAGGAAAGGGTGGATTCGGCACTGTATATTCCGGGTGGAGAGTTCGTGACGGTGCCCCTGTAGCCATCAAGCAAGTGGCCAGAGCTAAGATTACTGCTTGGGATATG GTCGGTGGACGCCGCGCCCCACGAGAAGTGTCCTTGTTGCTTCGAGTGGCCCATGTGCCGAACGTGGTCAAACTCCTCGACTGGATTGAGAGAGAGGACTCCTACCTCCTGGTCTTCGAACGACCGGAGCCCTGCAAGGATCTCTTCGATTACATCACGGAGCACAAAGTCATTCCTGAAACAGAGGCTAGGTCGCTCTTCAAACag GTCGTTGACATCGTCCGCGACTGCCACGCGGCAGGCGTCATCCACAGGGACATCAAGGACGAGAACCTCCTGGTCACTTACGACAACAAGGGCCGACCGATTCTCAAACTCATAGACTTCGGCTCTGGCGCCCTCCTCTCCGAGAAGACCTACACGGACTTCGACGGCACTCGCGTCTACTCCCCCCCGGAGTGGATCCGCCACAACCAGTACGAGGGCGTGCCGGCCACCGTCTGGTCGCTGGGCATCCTCCTGTACGACCTGGTCTGCGGGGACATTCCCTTCGAGCACGACGAGCAGATCGTAGCCGCGCGGGTCCAGTTCCGAGCGGCCGTGACGGAGGAGTGCCAACACCTGGTCAAGTGGTGCCTGCGGGTGCGCCCCAGCGAACGCCCCTCCCTCGATAGCATCCTGACCCACCCGTGGCTCAACCCCCCGCCCGCCAGAACGAGGCATCCGGACCAGCAGTCCCTCGACAAGTGTTCCACCTCTTCGCAGGAGTCTCTTTGA
- the LOC137625318 gene encoding serine/threonine-protein kinase pim-1-like isoform X1, whose amino-acid sequence MVDVLVSPKISHIMAPQSSSVAPPPSSVFCEKSSATSATTTCKMCSKCGTISPPNNIKQSIIVPPSAANSATTTNTPNRVTVPIPNRGNGRHLEETYRVGSVLGKGGFGTVYSGWRVRDGAPVAIKQVARAKITAWDMVGGRRAPREVSLLLRVAHVPNVVKLLDWIEREDSYLLVFERPEPCKDLFDYITEHKVIPETEARSLFKQVVDIVRDCHAAGVIHRDIKDENLLVTYDNKGRPILKLIDFGSGALLSEKTYTDFDGTRVYSPPEWIRHNQYEGVPATVWSLGILLYDLVCGDIPFEHDEQIVAARVQFRAAVTEECQHLVKWCLRVRPSERPSLDSILTHPWLNPPPARTRHPDQQSLDKCSTSSQESL is encoded by the exons ATGGTGGATGTTCTCGTCTCTCCCAAGATCTCTCACATTATGGCGCCCCAGTCTAGCAGTGTCGCTCCCCCTCCTTCGTCAGTGTTTTGTGAGAAATCGTCAGCTACTTCAGCCACAACAACTTGCAAAATGTGCTCAAAGTGCGGAACAATTTCACCACCTAATAATATCAAGCAATCCATCATTGTGCCTCCAAGTGCTGCTAACTCAGCTACCACTACCAATACTCCCAATAGAGTGACTGTGCCAATCCCCAACAGAG GAAATGGTCGACACTTAGAAGAAACATACCGCGTTGGGTCTGTCTTAGGAAAGGGTGGATTCGGCACTGTATATTCCGGGTGGAGAGTTCGTGACGGTGCCCCTGTAGCCATCAAGCAAGTGGCCAGAGCTAAGATTACTGCTTGGGATATG GTCGGTGGACGCCGCGCCCCACGAGAAGTGTCCTTGTTGCTTCGAGTGGCCCATGTGCCGAACGTGGTCAAACTCCTCGACTGGATTGAGAGAGAGGACTCCTACCTCCTGGTCTTCGAACGACCGGAGCCCTGCAAGGATCTCTTCGATTACATCACGGAGCACAAAGTCATTCCTGAAACAGAGGCTAGGTCGCTCTTCAAACag GTCGTTGACATCGTCCGCGACTGCCACGCGGCAGGCGTCATCCACAGGGACATCAAGGACGAGAACCTCCTGGTCACTTACGACAACAAGGGCCGACCGATTCTCAAACTCATAGACTTCGGCTCTGGCGCCCTCCTCTCCGAGAAGACCTACACGGACTTCGACGGCACTCGCGTCTACTCCCCCCCGGAGTGGATCCGCCACAACCAGTACGAGGGCGTGCCGGCCACCGTCTGGTCGCTGGGCATCCTCCTGTACGACCTGGTCTGCGGGGACATTCCCTTCGAGCACGACGAGCAGATCGTAGCCGCGCGGGTCCAGTTCCGAGCGGCCGTGACGGAGGAGTGCCAACACCTGGTCAAGTGGTGCCTGCGGGTGCGCCCCAGCGAACGCCCCTCCCTCGATAGCATCCTGACCCACCCGTGGCTCAACCCCCCGCCCGCCAGAACGAGGCATCCGGACCAGCAGTCCCTCGACAAGTGTTCCACCTCTTCGCAGGAGTCTCTTTGA
- the LOC137625318 gene encoding serine/threonine-protein kinase pim-1-like isoform X3 has protein sequence MVKTGQVSYAVKKGRCCTKLSRRLKRKRRGNGRHLEETYRVGSVLGKGGFGTVYSGWRVRDGAPVAIKQVARAKITAWDMVGGRRAPREVSLLLRVAHVPNVVKLLDWIEREDSYLLVFERPEPCKDLFDYITEHKVIPETEARSLFKQVVDIVRDCHAAGVIHRDIKDENLLVTYDNKGRPILKLIDFGSGALLSEKTYTDFDGTRVYSPPEWIRHNQYEGVPATVWSLGILLYDLVCGDIPFEHDEQIVAARVQFRAAVTEECQHLVKWCLRVRPSERPSLDSILTHPWLNPPPARTRHPDQQSLDKCSTSSQESL, from the exons GAAATGGTCGACACTTAGAAGAAACATACCGCGTTGGGTCTGTCTTAGGAAAGGGTGGATTCGGCACTGTATATTCCGGGTGGAGAGTTCGTGACGGTGCCCCTGTAGCCATCAAGCAAGTGGCCAGAGCTAAGATTACTGCTTGGGATATG GTCGGTGGACGCCGCGCCCCACGAGAAGTGTCCTTGTTGCTTCGAGTGGCCCATGTGCCGAACGTGGTCAAACTCCTCGACTGGATTGAGAGAGAGGACTCCTACCTCCTGGTCTTCGAACGACCGGAGCCCTGCAAGGATCTCTTCGATTACATCACGGAGCACAAAGTCATTCCTGAAACAGAGGCTAGGTCGCTCTTCAAACag GTCGTTGACATCGTCCGCGACTGCCACGCGGCAGGCGTCATCCACAGGGACATCAAGGACGAGAACCTCCTGGTCACTTACGACAACAAGGGCCGACCGATTCTCAAACTCATAGACTTCGGCTCTGGCGCCCTCCTCTCCGAGAAGACCTACACGGACTTCGACGGCACTCGCGTCTACTCCCCCCCGGAGTGGATCCGCCACAACCAGTACGAGGGCGTGCCGGCCACCGTCTGGTCGCTGGGCATCCTCCTGTACGACCTGGTCTGCGGGGACATTCCCTTCGAGCACGACGAGCAGATCGTAGCCGCGCGGGTCCAGTTCCGAGCGGCCGTGACGGAGGAGTGCCAACACCTGGTCAAGTGGTGCCTGCGGGTGCGCCCCAGCGAACGCCCCTCCCTCGATAGCATCCTGACCCACCCGTGGCTCAACCCCCCGCCCGCCAGAACGAGGCATCCGGACCAGCAGTCCCTCGACAAGTGTTCCACCTCTTCGCAGGAGTCTCTTTGA